The proteins below are encoded in one region of Rhodoluna lacicola:
- the aspS gene encoding aspartate--tRNA(Asn) ligase, whose product MRARALVKDLSALPAGPVTVGGWVEKLRDQKRIQFIIVRDETGDVQVTYPRPVVDDQPVEDDALAEKVSTLTSGSFVWITGRLVHDERVKLGGLEIQLDDVEIVTMADPETPIADDTSIDKRMDWRFLDIRRPEMNLVFRIQSTIEHAWRQYWAENDFVEIHSPKLMASASESNAELFKLEYFETHAYLAQSPQFYKQMAMMSGLGKIFEIGPVFRADPSFTSRHATEFVSVDIEVSWIESHEDVMAIQEQLLHRAISAVKEKHGEEIQKHFGIEVKVPSIPFPRVPLLEAIEIIKERGHTVERGGDLDPEGERQIAAWAEEKYGHEFVFVTDYPIGVRPFYHMRHEDNPQLTKSYDLIWRGTEITTGAQREHRLDVLIEQVKQKGLEPEGLKTYLDFFKYGAPSHGGFGMGLLRVLMLLLHQPNIREVGFLFRGPNRLEP is encoded by the coding sequence ATGAGAGCCCGTGCCCTAGTCAAAGACCTTTCCGCCCTGCCAGCAGGACCTGTAACCGTTGGTGGATGGGTTGAGAAGCTTCGCGATCAAAAGCGCATCCAGTTCATCATCGTCCGCGATGAGACCGGAGATGTGCAGGTCACCTACCCTCGCCCAGTGGTCGACGACCAACCGGTTGAAGACGACGCTCTTGCAGAAAAAGTTTCTACTCTGACCAGCGGCTCATTCGTTTGGATCACCGGCCGTCTAGTTCACGACGAGCGCGTCAAGCTTGGAGGCCTAGAGATCCAGCTTGACGACGTAGAAATCGTCACCATGGCCGACCCTGAAACACCGATAGCCGACGACACCTCAATCGACAAGCGCATGGACTGGCGCTTCCTGGATATCCGCCGCCCTGAGATGAACCTGGTCTTCCGAATCCAGAGCACCATCGAGCACGCCTGGCGCCAGTACTGGGCCGAGAACGACTTTGTTGAGATTCACTCTCCTAAGTTGATGGCCTCTGCTTCGGAATCAAACGCAGAACTCTTCAAGCTTGAATACTTTGAGACTCACGCCTACTTGGCTCAGTCACCTCAGTTCTACAAGCAGATGGCAATGATGTCTGGCTTGGGCAAGATTTTTGAAATCGGTCCGGTGTTCCGTGCCGACCCATCTTTCACCTCGCGTCACGCAACCGAGTTCGTCTCAGTTGACATTGAGGTTTCATGGATCGAATCACACGAAGACGTGATGGCAATTCAAGAGCAGTTGCTGCACCGGGCCATCAGCGCGGTCAAGGAAAAGCACGGCGAAGAAATTCAGAAGCACTTTGGCATTGAGGTAAAGGTGCCATCAATTCCGTTCCCTCGGGTGCCGCTGCTTGAGGCAATTGAAATCATCAAGGAGCGCGGTCACACCGTTGAGCGCGGCGGCGACCTAGACCCAGAGGGCGAGCGTCAAATTGCTGCCTGGGCCGAAGAAAAGTACGGTCACGAATTTGTATTCGTCACCGATTACCCAATCGGTGTTCGTCCGTTCTATCACATGCGTCACGAAGACAACCCGCAGCTAACCAAGAGCTATGACCTGATCTGGCGTGGTACTGAAATCACCACCGGTGCTCAGCGTGAACACCGTCTTGATGTTTTGATCGAGCAGGTAAAGCAGAAGGGTCTAGAGCCTGAGGGCCTAAAGACCTACCTTGACTTCTTTAAGTACGGTGCCCCATCGCACGGTGGTTTCGGAATGGGATTGCTTCGCGTGCTGATGCTGCTGTTGCACCAGCCAAACATTCGCGAGGTTGGTTTCTTGTTCCGCGGTCCAAACCGCCTCGAGCCTTAA
- a CDS encoding histidine phosphatase family protein, whose amino-acid sequence MPAKRIHLIRHGEVHNPGAVIYGRLPHFHLSERGHQMAAAAAEELKKQKRPVNRVFASPLLRTRESAEHVESAFGLDATTDERLIEPWNNFEGRKLGGLHILARPHLYYQLRNPKRPSWGEPFEDIASRMLEAMDHAWNSVPDGDVVLVTHQLPIEMVHRKLSGKKLPHNPRKRRTALSSVTSFERQGNKWVEVDYKDPGAPLRGVV is encoded by the coding sequence ATGCCCGCCAAACGCATCCACCTAATTCGCCATGGCGAAGTGCACAATCCAGGTGCCGTGATTTATGGACGACTTCCGCATTTTCATTTGAGCGAGCGTGGACACCAGATGGCAGCCGCCGCAGCCGAGGAATTGAAGAAACAGAAGCGCCCGGTCAATCGAGTTTTTGCCAGTCCGCTGTTGCGTACCCGTGAATCCGCGGAACACGTTGAGAGCGCCTTTGGTTTAGATGCCACCACCGATGAACGCCTGATCGAACCGTGGAATAACTTTGAAGGCCGCAAACTTGGCGGCTTGCACATTCTTGCTAGGCCACACCTTTACTACCAATTGCGCAATCCAAAGCGACCAAGCTGGGGAGAGCCATTTGAAGACATTGCCTCAAGAATGCTCGAGGCCATGGATCACGCGTGGAACTCGGTTCCAGACGGGGATGTGGTTTTGGTGACCCATCAGTTGCCGATTGAAATGGTGCATCGAAAGCTCAGCGGCAAGAAGTTACCACACAACCCACGCAAGCGCCGCACAGCGCTTTCTAGTGTTACCTCATTTGAGCGTCAGGGAAACAAATGGGTTGAGGTTGACTACAAGGATCCCGGTGCTCCACTTAGAGGTGTCGTTTGA
- a CDS encoding TlpA family protein disulfide reductase — translation MIRALIAAATAVALLTGCSANDPLAAQYKAGDNKNYIAGDGTVTEFAKSNRGAAVKWSGISATGEELSSKNLAGVITVMNFWYAGCAPCRAEAPDLVALQEEFGNVQFIGVNVRDSAETSMAFEKNFDITWPSVIDAKTGSVLLAFTGIVTPQAVPTTIVIGKDGKVTSRVIGRIDKSILRTLIKTAVYE, via the coding sequence TTGATTAGGGCCTTGATTGCTGCTGCCACTGCAGTTGCTTTACTTACCGGTTGCTCAGCCAATGATCCATTGGCAGCTCAGTACAAAGCTGGTGATAACAAGAACTACATCGCCGGCGATGGCACCGTCACCGAGTTTGCCAAGAGCAACCGTGGCGCAGCAGTTAAGTGGTCAGGCATCTCGGCTACCGGTGAAGAGTTATCCAGCAAAAACCTTGCCGGTGTAATCACGGTTATGAATTTTTGGTATGCCGGTTGCGCGCCATGCCGCGCCGAAGCACCAGACTTGGTTGCCCTGCAAGAAGAATTTGGCAACGTGCAATTTATTGGTGTGAACGTTCGCGACAGCGCCGAAACCTCAATGGCTTTTGAGAAAAACTTTGACATCACCTGGCCATCCGTGATTGATGCCAAGACTGGTTCTGTGTTGCTTGCCTTTACCGGGATCGTGACTCCGCAGGCGGTACCAACCACAATCGTGATTGGTAAAGACGGCAAGGTAACTTCACGAGTAATTGGCCGAATTGATAAATCTATTTTGCGCACTCTAATTAAGACAGCGGTGTATGAGTAG
- a CDS encoding cytochrome c biogenesis CcdA family protein, producing MVNALLNPMSLSPLAFNPGDVILNGNLFAAISMSLLAGLISFLSPCVLPLIPGYLGFVSGTTNADEPASRKRTLIGAALFVLGFSLVFVSFGALFGGLGAVVYASGLQWVQRVLGVFVFASGFVLIGQFKFMQRTFKMQVSRKLGLFGAPLLGVAFGLGWTPCIGPTLAAVLSLASNSGDPAKGALLAFVYALGIGLPFIAIAAGFTWATKSISFVRRHIRSFNIAGGVLLMVLGVLLVTGIWNTFAAWLQLEVYRYFQLAI from the coding sequence ATGGTAAACGCGCTTCTCAATCCAATGTCGCTTAGTCCGCTTGCCTTTAATCCGGGTGACGTGATTTTGAATGGCAATTTGTTTGCGGCTATTTCTATGTCGCTGCTTGCCGGGTTGATCTCGTTCTTGAGTCCGTGCGTGCTACCACTAATCCCTGGCTATCTGGGTTTTGTTTCGGGAACTACTAACGCAGATGAACCGGCCTCGCGTAAACGCACACTAATTGGCGCCGCGCTTTTTGTATTGGGTTTCTCTCTAGTCTTCGTTTCATTCGGTGCGTTATTCGGTGGACTCGGCGCGGTGGTTTATGCATCAGGTTTGCAGTGGGTGCAGCGCGTTCTGGGCGTATTCGTGTTCGCGTCAGGTTTCGTGCTGATTGGTCAGTTCAAATTCATGCAGCGAACTTTCAAGATGCAGGTTTCCAGAAAACTTGGTCTGTTTGGCGCGCCACTATTGGGCGTGGCTTTTGGTCTAGGTTGGACACCTTGCATTGGCCCAACCCTGGCTGCAGTGCTGTCGCTGGCTTCTAATAGCGGTGACCCAGCCAAGGGAGCGCTATTGGCATTTGTTTACGCGCTTGGTATTGGTTTGCCATTTATTGCGATTGCCGCGGGATTCACCTGGGCCACCAAATCAATAAGTTTTGTGAGGCGTCACATTCGTAGTTTCAACATCGCCGGCGGAGTCTTGCTAATGGTGCTTGGCGTTCTGCTGGTTACCGGAATTTGGAATACATTTGCCGCCTGGTTGCAGTTGGAGGTGTATCGTTATTTCCAGCTCGCGATATGA
- the resB gene encoding cytochrome c biogenesis protein ResB, with amino-acid sequence MSLAGWARWTWRQLTSMRTALLLLLMLAVAAVPGSVFPQRSADPNGVAQYFDNYPEVAPILDAVQLFDVYTSAWFSAIYILLFISLIGCVVPRTGVHWNNLRSAPPAAPKLFSRMPAHATVKLAKNSDLPERAEMLLRKQGYRVVRKGKSVSAERGYLRETGNLVFHFSLIGVLIAVGIGGGTSFSAQRVLVEGETFVNNLASYDSLSPGTFFNEQMLVPFSVSLDNFEVDFDLKNRTNVGTPLDFRAYVSSKLSPDDAPQKGLIRVNEPLAMPGANLYLTGNGYAPHITIRDVDGNVTYAGATPFLPQSSTYTSLGVLKVPDAEQQFGIVSFFYPTVDTLTTGALTSIYPAPIDPLLTMNVYVGDLGLDGGVPRNVYALDTSKMKQVAGGKSGVKGLRLQLGETAELPNGLGSVSFDSIKRFASLDVSYNPGGLWVLIFALLSLAGVTTSLLVPRRRVWVRNTDEGFEVAALARGDDPILEKVVADVAAELKATNKKGKK; translated from the coding sequence ATGAGCCTGGCCGGCTGGGCTAGGTGGACCTGGCGTCAACTGACCTCAATGCGAACCGCGCTGCTGCTTTTGCTAATGCTGGCAGTTGCCGCCGTACCCGGTTCGGTTTTTCCGCAGCGTTCGGCCGACCCAAATGGAGTTGCTCAGTATTTTGACAACTACCCTGAGGTGGCACCGATACTTGACGCCGTTCAGCTTTTTGATGTCTACACCTCGGCTTGGTTCTCGGCAATTTACATACTTCTTTTTATATCGCTAATCGGTTGTGTGGTGCCTCGCACCGGAGTGCATTGGAACAACCTGCGCTCTGCGCCGCCGGCCGCACCAAAACTTTTTTCTCGCATGCCCGCGCACGCCACGGTGAAGCTTGCAAAAAACTCTGACTTACCTGAGCGCGCAGAAATGTTGTTGCGCAAGCAGGGTTACCGCGTGGTTAGAAAAGGTAAATCGGTTTCGGCCGAGCGCGGTTACCTTCGCGAAACCGGAAACCTGGTTTTTCACTTCTCACTTATCGGTGTTTTGATTGCCGTTGGCATTGGCGGCGGAACTAGTTTCAGCGCACAGCGCGTTTTGGTTGAGGGCGAGACTTTTGTAAATAACCTGGCTTCTTACGATTCGCTTTCACCGGGCACATTTTTTAACGAGCAGATGCTGGTGCCGTTTAGCGTGAGCCTTGACAATTTTGAAGTTGATTTTGATTTGAAGAACCGCACTAACGTGGGGACCCCGTTGGACTTCAGGGCCTATGTGTCGAGCAAGCTATCGCCAGACGATGCTCCGCAAAAAGGCCTGATTAGAGTAAACGAACCATTGGCAATGCCCGGCGCGAATCTTTACCTAACCGGAAACGGATACGCACCGCACATCACGATTCGCGATGTTGACGGCAATGTCACCTATGCGGGCGCCACACCATTTTTGCCACAGTCCAGCACCTACACCTCGCTTGGTGTGCTCAAGGTGCCAGACGCCGAGCAGCAGTTTGGCATCGTCTCTTTCTTCTATCCAACTGTGGATACCCTGACTACCGGTGCCTTGACGTCTATTTATCCGGCTCCGATTGATCCACTGCTAACCATGAATGTTTACGTGGGTGATCTTGGGCTTGACGGCGGTGTGCCACGAAACGTTTATGCACTGGATACCTCAAAAATGAAACAGGTTGCCGGTGGCAAGAGCGGGGTCAAGGGCCTGCGCCTGCAATTAGGCGAAACTGCCGAACTGCCTAACGGCTTGGGCTCGGTTAGCTTTGATTCAATCAAACGCTTTGCCTCTTTGGATGTGAGTTACAACCCGGGTGGCCTTTGGGTTTTGATTTTTGCGCTGCTTTCCCTTGCCGGGGTGACCACATCGCTGTTGGTACCTAGGCGTCGTGTCTGGGTAAGGAATACCGATGAAGGTTTTGAGGTTGCCGCTCTTGCGCGCGGTGACGATCCAATTCTTGAAAAAGTTGTCGCTGATGTTGCCGCAGAATTAAAGGCAACCAATAAAAAAGGAAAGAAGTAG
- the ccsB gene encoding c-type cytochrome biogenesis protein CcsB, with the protein MGIVLNEGLSQISLIFIYAAMAVYTAAFLTFATHLSRLASDKKKVRTSATKLERVGIIVMGFAALLHGVGVVLRGIAASRVPWANMYEFSITGSFVIMMIFLMALAIKEIRLIATFVNGFVLLVLGAATSVFYVEVKSLMPALQTYWLVIHVMVAILATAFFYIAAAFSIAYLLKSAKWVEKSKAKSVATFRRVLAVFPSIENMERLAYRFNIIGFILWSFTLIAGAIWAERAWHRYWGWDTKEVWTFIIWTIYAGYLHANATRGWTGKRSAWLGLIGFLAVLFNFTIVNLFFKGLHVYSGLK; encoded by the coding sequence GTGGGCATTGTTCTGAATGAAGGTCTGTCACAGATCTCACTCATCTTTATTTATGCAGCAATGGCGGTTTACACCGCCGCATTCCTAACTTTTGCTACTCACCTTTCCCGTCTTGCCTCTGACAAAAAGAAGGTGCGCACCAGCGCCACCAAGCTGGAGCGAGTCGGAATTATTGTGATGGGCTTTGCGGCTTTGCTGCACGGTGTTGGAGTGGTGCTTCGTGGCATCGCCGCCAGCCGAGTGCCATGGGCCAACATGTACGAGTTTTCCATCACCGGATCATTCGTAATCATGATGATTTTCCTAATGGCGCTAGCGATTAAGGAGATTCGACTGATTGCCACCTTTGTGAATGGCTTCGTGTTGCTCGTGCTGGGCGCGGCGACATCGGTGTTTTACGTTGAAGTGAAATCGTTGATGCCTGCATTGCAAACCTATTGGCTGGTAATCCACGTGATGGTTGCGATTTTGGCGACCGCGTTTTTCTACATTGCCGCAGCGTTCTCTATTGCTTACTTGCTCAAGAGTGCCAAGTGGGTAGAGAAATCAAAGGCAAAATCAGTGGCCACATTCCGCCGAGTCTTGGCAGTGTTCCCGTCAATTGAAAACATGGAACGCCTGGCTTACCGCTTCAACATCATTGGTTTTATTTTGTGGAGCTTCACCCTGATTGCAGGTGCGATTTGGGCCGAGCGTGCCTGGCACCGATACTGGGGCTGGGACACCAAAGAAGTGTGGACCTTTATTATTTGGACGATCTACGCGGGCTACCTTCACGCCAATGCCACTCGAGGCTGGACCGGCAAGCGCTCGGCTTGGTTGGGCTTGATTGGTTTCTTGGCGGTCTTGTTCAACTTCACCATCGTGAACCTCTTCTTCAAGGGGCTGCACGTTTACAGCGGCTTGAAATAA
- a CDS encoding o-succinylbenzoate synthase, producing the protein MSQNQIPALADLVSGARIVALPLRTKFRGLEEREVLLFEGPNGWAEWSPFVEYPDEEAAVWLAAAIDFAHGNLPTLYRDRIAVNATLPAVAPEHIERVLSNFGEFATVKIKVAEAGQNIGDDIARIRRVLELYPDSKIRLDANGGFEISEAVDLINQLKSLGINIEYFEQPVASIAEMAELKLQVNRLGIKIAADESVRKVSDPLAVAQANAADILILKAAPLGGIVRALEIAAEAELPVVVSSALDSSVGLSMGAYLAAAIPNLDFDCGLATSALLAGDVTREPLRAENGFIDVRRVEVDKSKLEIFSAQDHRQDWWLERLERVYKLL; encoded by the coding sequence GTGAGCCAAAATCAAATTCCCGCCCTTGCCGACCTGGTTTCTGGCGCTCGCATAGTTGCCTTGCCCCTGCGCACCAAATTCCGCGGGCTTGAAGAACGTGAGGTGCTGTTATTTGAGGGCCCAAATGGCTGGGCTGAGTGGTCTCCGTTTGTTGAATACCCCGATGAAGAAGCAGCCGTTTGGCTAGCGGCCGCGATTGATTTTGCTCACGGAAACCTGCCGACCCTCTATCGAGACCGCATCGCAGTAAACGCAACCCTGCCTGCGGTGGCCCCTGAACATATTGAGCGAGTGCTGTCCAATTTTGGGGAATTTGCCACGGTAAAAATCAAGGTTGCCGAAGCTGGCCAAAACATCGGCGACGACATCGCAAGAATTAGGCGCGTTCTAGAGCTCTACCCAGACAGCAAGATACGCCTTGATGCGAATGGTGGATTTGAGATCTCTGAAGCAGTTGATTTGATAAACCAGTTGAAGTCGCTCGGCATAAATATTGAATACTTCGAACAGCCGGTTGCTTCAATCGCAGAGATGGCCGAACTTAAACTTCAGGTCAATCGCCTGGGAATAAAAATTGCCGCCGATGAATCAGTGCGTAAGGTTAGTGACCCACTTGCGGTAGCTCAAGCCAACGCCGCCGACATCTTGATTCTCAAAGCCGCACCACTCGGTGGCATCGTGCGCGCACTTGAAATTGCCGCTGAAGCAGAATTACCAGTCGTGGTTTCAAGTGCCTTGGATTCATCGGTTGGTTTATCGATGGGTGCCTACCTTGCCGCAGCAATTCCAAATCTAGATTTCGACTGCGGTCTGGCAACCTCTGCCCTGCTTGCCGGTGACGTTACAAGAGAGCCGCTTCGTGCCGAAAATGGCTTCATTGATGTGCGCCGAGTAGAAGTAGACAAATCCAAACTAGAGATCTTTAGCGCGCAGGACCACCGTCAAGATTGGTGGCTAGAAAGACTAGAGCGCGTTTATAAGTTGCTGTAG
- a CDS encoding 1,4-dihydroxy-2-naphthoyl-CoA synthase → MAHKVSELFDEQIWQEVAGFQDLEDVTYHKHKTLGMVRVAINRPEVRNAFRPKTVDELHRALEHARLDSKVGVVLLTGNGPSPKDGGWAFSSGGDQRVRGRDGYKYADGETAETIDAGRSGRLHILEVQRLIRFMPKVVIALVPGWAAGGGHSLNVVADLSIASAEHARFKQTDADVGSFDAGYGSAYLARQVGQKFAREIFFLGEEYSAQRAYEMGVINKVVAHKDLEKVGVEWGAEILRKSPQSVRMLKYAFNMVDDGLVGQQLFAGEATRLAYGTDEAVEGRDSFLQKREPDWSPYPWQV, encoded by the coding sequence ATGGCACACAAGGTATCGGAGCTCTTTGACGAGCAAATTTGGCAAGAGGTTGCTGGCTTTCAGGACCTTGAAGATGTGACCTATCACAAACACAAGACCTTGGGCATGGTGCGAGTTGCAATCAACCGCCCCGAGGTACGCAATGCCTTTAGACCAAAGACCGTAGACGAGCTGCACCGCGCTCTAGAGCACGCTCGCCTTGATTCAAAAGTTGGCGTGGTTTTGCTCACCGGAAACGGACCATCGCCGAAAGACGGCGGCTGGGCATTTAGTTCCGGTGGTGACCAGCGAGTGCGCGGTCGCGACGGTTATAAGTATGCCGATGGTGAGACCGCCGAGACCATTGATGCCGGTAGGTCCGGACGGCTACACATTCTTGAGGTTCAGCGCCTAATTCGTTTTATGCCAAAGGTCGTCATTGCGTTGGTGCCTGGTTGGGCTGCCGGCGGCGGCCATTCGCTAAACGTGGTTGCCGATCTTTCAATTGCTTCTGCCGAACACGCGCGCTTCAAACAAACAGACGCCGATGTTGGTTCGTTCGACGCCGGTTACGGCAGCGCATACCTTGCTCGACAGGTTGGCCAGAAATTTGCCCGTGAAATTTTCTTCTTAGGTGAAGAGTATTCAGCGCAGCGCGCTTATGAGATGGGCGTGATTAATAAAGTTGTTGCGCACAAGGATCTTGAAAAAGTTGGCGTTGAGTGGGGCGCAGAAATCTTGCGCAAATCACCACAGTCTGTTCGCATGTTGAAGTACGCATTCAACATGGTTGATGACGGCCTAGTTGGCCAGCAACTTTTTGCAGGTGAGGCAACTCGTCTTGCCTACGGAACAGATGAGGCCGTAGAGGGCCGTGATTCGTTCCTGCAGAAGCGTGAACCAGACTGGTCGCCGTATCCTTGGCAGGTCTAA
- a CDS encoding AMP-binding protein, with the protein MAKPLKLIAANDTFGALVAFADVLDGKCALFITAPEVNGKMPETHGLPNEVADDVALIVETSGSTGRPKRIEISREALIASAKAASFVLDAAENSSQWLLALPINYIAGANVLIRSVLAGTQPVMMNTAVPFTAEAFANSAMHLKEEKKFTSLVPTQLTRLAAAAEHDEFVLEQLRKFDAILVGGQAADHVLIGKLESLGVNIVTTYGMTETCGGCIYNGLPIGDTELKLVDGRIAIKNSMLANVPVDDDGFFVTSDAGEITDDGRLAVLGRVDRVINSGGVKVSLDRVEQLGIRVTGVNDLAAAAIHDMEWGQRVCIAYVGSPEVADDIARVLANDLGPAGKPVQVIRVDKLPKTANDKNDLIAISKLFEENQ; encoded by the coding sequence ATGGCTAAACCGCTGAAGCTCATTGCTGCAAATGATACGTTTGGCGCACTGGTTGCGTTTGCCGATGTGCTTGATGGCAAGTGTGCCTTATTCATCACCGCGCCAGAGGTAAATGGCAAGATGCCAGAAACCCACGGTTTACCGAATGAAGTTGCCGACGATGTGGCACTAATTGTTGAAACCAGCGGATCAACCGGTCGCCCCAAGAGAATTGAAATTTCACGCGAAGCACTTATTGCCAGCGCCAAGGCGGCAAGTTTCGTTTTGGATGCCGCCGAAAATTCCAGTCAGTGGTTGCTTGCGTTACCAATCAACTACATCGCCGGCGCTAACGTTTTGATTCGCTCGGTGCTGGCCGGAACACAGCCGGTGATGATGAATACCGCAGTGCCATTTACGGCTGAAGCCTTTGCGAACTCTGCGATGCACCTGAAGGAAGAAAAGAAGTTCACCTCGCTGGTGCCAACTCAACTGACTAGGTTGGCAGCAGCTGCCGAGCACGACGAGTTTGTGCTGGAGCAACTGCGTAAGTTTGATGCCATTTTGGTTGGTGGCCAGGCTGCAGACCATGTTTTGATTGGCAAGCTTGAGAGCTTGGGAGTGAACATCGTCACCACATATGGCATGACTGAGACCTGCGGCGGTTGCATCTATAACGGCCTGCCAATTGGCGACACAGAGCTCAAGTTGGTTGATGGCCGCATCGCAATCAAGAATTCCATGCTGGCCAATGTTCCGGTGGACGATGACGGATTCTTTGTTACCAGCGATGCCGGGGAGATCACCGATGACGGACGCCTTGCAGTGCTTGGCCGAGTTGACCGGGTAATTAATTCGGGCGGAGTGAAAGTTTCGCTGGATCGAGTTGAGCAACTGGGAATCCGCGTAACCGGAGTCAACGATTTAGCCGCGGCAGCAATTCACGATATGGAGTGGGGCCAGCGAGTTTGCATAGCCTACGTTGGCAGCCCAGAGGTCGCCGATGACATCGCCCGGGTGCTGGCTAACGACCTAGGACCGGCTGGAAAACCGGTGCAGGTGATTCGCGTAGATAAACTTCCTAAGACTGCGAATGACAAAAATGATTTGATCGCGATTTCCAAACTATTTGAGGAAAACCAATGA
- a CDS encoding 1,4-dihydroxy-2-naphthoate polyprenyltransferase, with translation MSKKKANNKPPRQRGIKLWIEGARLRTLPLAVSPIAIGAGAAAADKSFDLGLALLALAVAMFLQIGVNFANDYSDGIRGTDDNRVGPLRLTGSKSVRPQAVKFAAFMFFGLAALAGLAIVLLTQHWWFIPVGIASILAAWFYTGGKSPYGYAGLGEIAVFIFFGLVATYGTAYIQIGRFDLNALLGGTAAGLFASAVLMVNNIRDIDTDRHVGKRTLAVKVGKKWAKAIYLAMLWLPLVILAPYPFIYPVTIFAWASVLLVLPATLIVLTARTPKELILALKLTSFASLGYAILLGIGLAAI, from the coding sequence ATGAGCAAGAAAAAAGCCAACAACAAGCCGCCTCGTCAACGCGGTATTAAGTTGTGGATTGAGGGTGCAAGACTTCGCACTCTTCCGCTTGCTGTATCGCCAATTGCCATCGGTGCCGGTGCGGCAGCAGCGGACAAGAGCTTTGATCTTGGATTAGCCCTGCTTGCTTTGGCGGTGGCCATGTTTCTGCAAATCGGCGTCAACTTTGCCAACGATTATTCCGATGGCATTCGCGGCACTGATGACAATCGCGTTGGACCACTTCGTTTGACTGGATCAAAATCCGTTCGTCCGCAGGCGGTTAAGTTTGCAGCCTTCATGTTCTTTGGTCTTGCGGCCTTGGCCGGTTTGGCAATTGTTCTGCTAACTCAGCACTGGTGGTTTATTCCAGTTGGCATCGCCAGCATTCTTGCCGCCTGGTTTTACACCGGCGGAAAGTCACCCTACGGTTATGCCGGGCTTGGTGAAATTGCCGTCTTTATTTTCTTTGGCCTGGTGGCAACCTACGGAACTGCCTACATTCAAATTGGCAGGTTTGATTTGAATGCGCTGCTTGGCGGAACCGCCGCGGGTCTATTTGCCTCAGCTGTTTTGATGGTCAATAACATTCGCGACATTGACACCGATCGCCACGTGGGAAAGCGCACCCTTGCGGTCAAGGTTGGTAAAAAATGGGCCAAGGCTATTTATCTGGCAATGCTGTGGTTGCCACTCGTGATACTTGCGCCCTACCCGTTTATTTATCCGGTGACGATTTTCGCCTGGGCATCGGTGTTATTGGTGCTGCCGGCTACTTTGATTGTGCTTACAGCCAGGACTCCAAAGGAATTGATTTTGGCCTTGAAGTTGACCAGCTTTGCTTCGCTTGGCTACGCGATTCTTTTGGGAATCGGGCTGGCTGCGATTTAG
- a CDS encoding DUF4229 domain-containing protein, protein MKNPWILYITIRVGIFSAILAIMLAFGFDPFFSALIAAVVSLAISLIFFGKQREAVSEAIYKFNNKKSDKDTQSEDGTA, encoded by the coding sequence ATGAAGAACCCATGGATCCTTTACATCACCATTCGCGTAGGTATTTTTTCCGCTATCTTGGCCATCATGCTGGCTTTTGGCTTTGACCCGTTCTTCTCGGCCCTGATTGCCGCGGTGGTTTCACTGGCCATTTCGCTGATTTTCTTTGGCAAGCAGCGCGAGGCGGTTTCTGAGGCTATCTATAAGTTCAACAACAAGAAGTCTGACAAAGACACCCAGTCTGAAGACGGCACTGCCTAA